ATCTCCATATCAGGGAATATTTCATGAATTTTTCTTGAAATATTCATCATATTGATCTAATTTAATATTAAGGAATAGTGACATTTTTTGTATTGGGTCTTTTAATCGAATGGTTCCCACTTCGGAAATTCGCTTTAAACGGTAATTCAATGTATTCACATGAATATGAAGGTTCCTCGAAGCCTCGTTTGGGTTACAGTCTTTCTCCAAGTAAACGGTAAGTGTTTGCAGCAGCTCGGTCTGGTTCTTCCTATCATATGCTTTTAATCTTAAAATGGCTGGATGGGCATGACGCTGTTTATTCCCTGCGAGCGCTTCAATCATTTGGAACATTCCAAGCTCTTCATGATGGACGATGAGCTTCATATCATCAGGGAAAATATTCTTCATTCTTAAGGTGTATTTTGACTCCTCGTAGCTTGATTTAACATCCAAAAAGTTTTTATACGTATTGCCAGCTGTACCTAGGATATGCTCTACACCGAATCGCTGTTTCATTTCCAGGATGAAAAAGGGAATGAAATCATACAAAGATGCAGTAAAGAAAGAACTGTTTTCCTCGTTGGCACCTGCGAAAAGAATGAGCTTATTTTGGTCGATGGCAAAAAGGGAACTGTTTATCTTTTGCGTAGTCGTTAGCATGTAAGATATGTATCGTTCCACTTCACGATTGATCTCCTTAGGAAATTCAAATACCAATATTGAAAAAACAACAGGAACATGTAGCGAAAATTTCGTGAAGTTTTCAATTACTTCCGATTCGTCTTGGTAGTGTCCGGTCAATAGCCGCCATAGGAATTCCTGATGACCCGCTTCTTTCCTTTTCTTTTTCAGCTGCAATTGCTGTAATTGATTCTTTGCCTCCTTCGCCGCAATTTGAAGAAATTCCATATCTTCATCGGAGAACGGTGCATGGACCTCTAGGGCCCAGATGAAACCAAGGACTTCATTGTTTTTTCGAATGGAAACCGCTGCCCTATTACCTAAGCCAACATCATTAATGGCCCCGATTTTGATGGGGGCATCCTCTTTCAATAAAGCAGGGATGATGCCGTCTTTCCATAAACTATTGATGACCTTTTCAGGGACGCGTCTACCGATGATGGTCATGATGCGCGCCTGATCGGTGGTATCATCGTGTGTGCTATATGCAATTAAACGGTGGTTACCGTCCTCGATTGTAATGGGACAACCTAAAACCGAACTGATTCTATCGGCAAACTCCATCATATCTCCATAAAGGTCTTTAAAAATATCTCTATTTTTTTCGAATTCCTTCATATCTATTTTTGCCCCTCGCTAAAAAAATTCCTTCTCCTTGAATTTTAAACGATTTTTTCTGAATAAGCATGGATTATTTCCTTAACGCAACGGTGCTTTGGTGTGAAAAACATAAAATCCCTACCGATTTAAACCGGAAGGGATTTTATGTTTTTTTAGAATAGAAAATTAATTAAGTAATAAATCAAACCTGCCAAAGTGGCAGAGATGGGAATGGTAATGAACCATGTAACAATCATTCTTCTTGCCGTTCCCCATTTTACACCTTTGACACGATGCGCTGATCCAACACCAAGGATTGAAGATGAAATAACATGGGTTGTACTGACGGGCATGTGTATCACGGTCGCACCGAATATGATGAAGGCTCCAGTTAAATCCGCTGCAACACCATTAACAGGGCGGATTTTCATGATCTTGCCGCCAACCGTTTTAATGATTTTCCATCCGCCGACGGAAGTTCCAAGTCCCATTGCTAGCGCACAGGAAAATTGAACCCAGAAGGGGATATCGGTACTTGATGCATAACCATTTGCAATTAGGGCCATCGTGATGATACCCATCGCTTTTTGAGCGTCATTCGTTCCGTGGGTATACGATTGAAGGGCTGCTGTAGCAATCTGTATAGTACGGAATTTTTGGTTTGTTTTTGTCAAGTTATTATTTTTAAAGACGACTTTAAAGATGCTGTATACGATAAACCCGATTGCAAAAGCAATTAGCGGGGAGAAAATCAAAGCTTGAAGAATTTTTAAGAAACCTTCCCATTTTATGCCGGAGAAACCAGCTGCAGCAATGGCCGCACCTGCAATTGAACCGATCAATGCGTGGGAGGAGCTGCTTGGTATCCCGTAAT
This genomic stretch from Peribacillus muralis harbors:
- a CDS encoding helix-turn-helix domain-containing protein, with the protein product MKEFEKNRDIFKDLYGDMMEFADRISSVLGCPITIEDGNHRLIAYSTHDDTTDQARIMTIIGRRVPEKVINSLWKDGIIPALLKEDAPIKIGAINDVGLGNRAAVSIRKNNEVLGFIWALEVHAPFSDEDMEFLQIAAKEAKNQLQQLQLKKKRKEAGHQEFLWRLLTGHYQDESEVIENFTKFSLHVPVVFSILVFEFPKEINREVERYISYMLTTTQKINSSLFAIDQNKLILFAGANEENSSFFTASLYDFIPFFILEMKQRFGVEHILGTAGNTYKNFLDVKSSYEESKYTLRMKNIFPDDMKLIVHHEELGMFQMIEALAGNKQRHAHPAILRLKAYDRKNQTELLQTLTVYLEKDCNPNEASRNLHIHVNTLNYRLKRISEVGTIRLKDPIQKMSLFLNIKLDQYDEYFKKNS
- a CDS encoding inorganic phosphate transporter encodes the protein MDTLLILTILIVFFALAFDFINGFHDTANAIATAVSTKAMKPRHAIIMAAIMNFVGAMTFTGVAKTITKDIVDPFTLPNGSYVILAALLAAIIWNLLTWYYGIPSSSSHALIGSIAGAAIAAAGFSGIKWEGFLKILQALIFSPLIAFAIGFIVYSIFKVVFKNNNLTKTNQKFRTIQIATAALQSYTHGTNDAQKAMGIITMALIANGYASSTDIPFWVQFSCALAMGLGTSVGGWKIIKTVGGKIMKIRPVNGVAADLTGAFIIFGATVIHMPVSTTHVISSSILGVGSAHRVKGVKWGTARRMIVTWFITIPISATLAGLIYYLINFLF